The segment CGGTGATTATGCTTCCAAGGAAGACGTTGATGAATTGAAAAATGTAATATCGAGTTGCGGATCTTCTCTCGAGAGCTGAAATGGATGTGAATCCTTCAAATTTAGACATCATCATGAGGATCGAAGGAAGAACAATGAGGAAGATCTTCAAAGCGATTCCAGGAAGAACACCTTGGATCAAAGACTTGATAAACTCCCTGCACCACGAAAACACAGTAAATAACTTAATGTAATAAGAGCGATATACGAGACAAACTTACAATTCGAGAAGATCATGCAAGAAGGGAGCGGCTTTGACGATTCCATCGATATTAGCTAGCGATTGAACGAATGCAATCGGAATCATGAAGAAGAAAGTAAGGAAGAAAAAGGCGACAGCGATTACAAGCCTTCGAATCGTGAGTGAAACGAATGGAATCGCGAGATTATCCCAATAAACATCGCGAGGTTCAGGCGCCCATTCCGTTAACCAAATCGTCGGATTCCTGGATTGTTCGGTTTGTGCACAAACCGCAGCTCCCCATCGTGTTTTAAACGAGACGAATGCAGCTGCCATAACATGTTTCGAGCTTTGAGTGATTTTTTCCCTCTCTTTGAATATCTGCAAATTAATAAAATCACGAACTAGGGTTTACGGAGGACGATGAAAACGTAGATTAAAAGCTAAAACAACACATTTGATTTTGGAGCTTACCTTTTTCGATAGTTTCTCGACTTCAGATTCGTAAAAGTCGATAGCATCCACTCTCTTTCCCCACAAACCAAGATAACCAGTCTGTtaataaacaaaagaaaacaaattcATAAGAAAATCCCATTTAGAAAAGAAAACAAATtcataaagggtaaaatggtcatttatggTGATAATACCTTTACTGATGGTCTTTTTGACTGGTTATTTctattatatttaagttgatagtAATCAAGCCAATTTTGCTTTGTTTTCTTCTCGTTTACCAAATCAGAGAGCAAGTTTGCATCATAAACAACCTGAAATGACAATCTGCTTATAAGAAACCTGAAtaaatttataaaacatatatttttttataagaatttaaaaaaaaaaaaaaaaaaaaacctgatGAGATAGATAGTGATCAGGATGGTTGACTAGAAAAAAGTGTTCCACGAGTTCGTTGACCGATTCATCAGGGTCAGGAGGGACATTTCTAACTAGCACCTacaaaattaaaatgttaaataatcttgatttattaaaatacaaattcaataaataaaatatatatatatatatatatatatatatatatatatatatatatatatatatatatatatatatatatatatatatatatatatatatatatgattttataaTAATCTTACTGTAAATTGATCGGGTCTTCGGTTTTCTGATGCGATAAAATGCAACCTCATTGATGCAACTATCTCATATTctctttttaaaatataacatgtCCAAAAGGTAAAGGCATATGCCATGACTATATGTGTAAAGAATCTGCAACACATATTGTAAAATTATATTGGGATTCaatctttttaaaatatataataagTTGTCATTATTACCTGTTTGATCCAGTGGGAATGTTGGATATTGAAAGCTTGTCTATGTCACTATATGTTAATTTAGATTCCTCCAAAGTTCGATTGGTGAAATTGACTGGAACCATAACTGAGAAAGCAAGGCATGCTATTGGAACAAAGATCTTCAATCTGATATCAATTATGAACAACAAATCAAGAACACTAATCAGTATTCTTAATTGCATCTGGTAAAAGTTATAAACAAAGTAAGGTGAAGTGGAAGAATACCCTGTCAAGTAAATTCTCAAGTAAAGAACAGAGTCTAATCCGGCATGATCGATAAGCTCAGGCTCAGGCATACGTAATGCAGCAGGCATCCAATTGAGGAACTTCAAGTATGATCTGAAGTCTAAGTTTACAAACTTCTGCACAAATGCACCTGATTGAAGTGGATTGCTCCTTAATCCCCTTAGATACCATTTTGGAAAATACACTCTATCGTTTATAGGTTGAATCCGAAGTATGGCAAATGCTACCAAAAATGCAAATGCAGTGAGGATGTTTATGGTAGCTGCAAGCCCTATTTCAGAACTTGAAGCCATAATGTTACTTCACAAAATTGTGTATTCACCTGAAGAAgattgattaaaaaaaaactgTCAGAATCCTATTTAACACCTAATTCCAAGTTACAACCACTACAATTTTCAAATTCAGTGAGAAATCACAATTGTATTGATCTTCGACGATATTTTATCGTGTTTCGTTCTTCAAGTCGATAATAATTTGTTATAATTGTAGAAATATGATGAGAAGAGCTTCCTGTTTAACCAGTGAAATAAGTAAATTCTACGCAGCATCAACTGGGGGTTTCAAACGAATTCATATCGATGAATAATCACAATCGAACACAAAATATACGGAAAAATCGTAGATACGTACTGATTGTGTTCGGGTATCTTCAAAACTTGTGCTCCAATTAGTACCCGATATACTTGTAAAAATCCTTCAGATGCCGAACAAAACTCGACGCTTTTAGTCGATTTGAAGCCTGTGAAAGATGCTGATGAAGACGATACACAGAGTGTAGGAATCCGTCTGGAAGAAATTGATTATAGCGGTGTTggacttgtgtgtgtgtgtgtgtgtgtgtgaaagagagagagagtgagtgatttGGTAAACGTTCGTTGAAGGTGAAGGGGAAGGCGGTGGGCTTTTTGGGTTTGAAAGTTGTAGAGACGTGGCATCGGATCGTAGTAACGGCTATATTCTATATGGACTCCGTTGGACTTTCTTACTTTCATACTAAGATATCTTTTACTAACGACAATTGTAATTGTATTATTGTATTGCATAAGGATGAATCAAAATTGTTAAGTGGAAAAGCTTTTATTTATAGAGTAAATTACTCTTGTGGTTTATACCAATTTAAAGTTTAAgtctaaatttttaaaatttattatagTTGATCGGTTGTGATATCTTTTACAATTGGTCCCTTAGTTATTTATGAAAATTTCTATCTTTCCATTTTcttgttatatttattttaattgtttaataaAAAAGCCTTATCTACCCCCATTATATTCATAGACCTTAACCTAAACCAAATTTAAATGCCTAATCTAAAATCAAAACTTAATTGAATCCTAAAGAAAAATTTATATCTATAAgtgaaagataaaacaaaaacaatattCGACTACAAAGCTAActataaccctaaccctaaatcagAATGGAAAGGAAAGAAGAAGGGTAGGCATGACGAGGCCATAGGTGGTTAGAGAAAGCAAAATGATGTTAATTGGGACACCGACGATCGGTGTTGAAGCCTAATCATCATTATCAccaatcaccaccaccatcattggTCGGTCTTAAGGCCACATGAGATAAAGATACAACCGGAGGAGATGAGGTGGTAAAGAGAGCACATAGGTGTTGATTGGGACATCGACGAAGATGAAGAAGACGGTTGATACTGGATATGGAGATTGGAGGAGATAGTTATGGAAGATAGAAGGGTGGTAGTAATAGTCGATTGTTGAAATCCTTTGGGTgttgttttattattttataaaaacgaTTCCTAAAGTTATTAATAATgtgaatataaaatataacataaaaagGGATATAATGACCATTATACATGCATCTAATGGTTGAAAATTAATGGAGTTAGTCTTAGAGACCACACATGTAACTTTTGGAAGCCATGGAAGGAGCCACAATAATttttataaactttgactcaacttGCCGATAGTTAAATTGTTAAAATTGTGATCCTCTTCGTAAGGTTATACGATCCTATGATGTCATTTAGGTAAATCAATCTCGATCTTACTTTGAATGTGTTTATGTAGGATCATAATAGGATTGTATGATGGGATCGTAATATTGTTACCATTTTCTTTAGTTTTTAATAGTTTGTCTTGTATCGACTAAGTGATCCGAATATGAACTTTAGAAAAACTCATTTGAATTTTTTATTCAGTTACGTATATTGAtgtattttcaatttttaaactatttattgttagtagaatggttaattgatggatGAGCAtgtattttttaagttttaaaatgattttggTAGGATCTTACAATCCCAAAACGAAAAACAATCATATGATCTCGATGTTGATAACCTTAACAGATATGTATATGTGCAGACACAAAGACCAAAACTgtgatttaatattatttatatagaAATGTTTGGAAATATgtaattataaaattttgaagGTACATGAtgacataaaatataaaaactaaaaGTTCTTAAAATTATTAAAAGTTAGTTGAAATAGCTTTCTAAattataaatttttgtttaaaataaaagttttaagcATGTATTTTTAAACAAACTCATTCTTGTAATTCGAGTAAAAATACCAAAACTTGAAATCTTTTAAAATACTAGCGGTATCTTGTGTTTTCTTCCCTTCTTGAGGTAAAAGTTCAACTCTCGTCGTGGACATAGGTGAATTTAAGGTGTAGTTTAGGAGCATGTTAGATTtgtcgtttaaaaaaaataataaaaaaaaacttgatttAAGAATACAAGTAAATTTAATGCCTACCAATCATATATCAACTGAATGTTTCATAAAACGTGCAAATGAATATTTGGTAATGTAATATACCTAATACATGCAACTATTCTCTTAAATATGTATATTCTGtaagaaaaatatatattttgatggTTTCGACGCACAAATACAATAGATATACTTCCAAAGAAACACATCAACCCCACTACCATCAAAAGTTACAATGCACATGCACTAACAATATTAAACATATAACAATAATGTATTTAAGATGATATTTATATGAGACAATACAATTTTCATGTACAAAGTCAATATATTTTAATATGTTCATTTAAGCAATGTATTTTCGTAACTTTATGGAAAACAATAActtatttttaaataagttaataTCAtagaataacaacatactttcataaatattttgttttttctaCATGTGTTTTTTGTACAATATATGTGattaaacttaaacaagtgttttttaaAACCAACTTCAAATATGGATTAATATTTTGTTGGAAAACCCCGAGATTCAAGATTGAAATTTGGTTTCTTAATAAAAATTAATAAGGAACGTTTGGTTCGAAGGATTTGAAATTAAATTCCATTCAAATTTCATGTTGGGTTCAATGTTGATATGGAATTTGGAAGTTAGGATTTCAAAAGGTAAGGGCTTAATTTTTCTTTCTAAAAACCCCTAAAACTTAGAATTCTAGAAATCCTTCGCTTTGGTGAAGGCttccaaaattaaaaaaaaaaaaaaaagagagttaTCAGGATAATTATATTTTCGTTTTGTTTACATCTGagtatttttttgtacacatctaagtAACGAATTTGTTGGAAGTGTTTACATATGACTATATGACCGGCTGTAGCAAGTTACAACcgatcataatggtcatatgtgaacacttctaaCAAGTTCGCTacttagatgtgtacaaaaaaaaattatccgaatgtgaacaaaacaaaaatataattacCCTGATAAgtcaatttttctttttattaagaTGGTTGAACATAATGTTTGTAATATTAATAGATTCGATTAAACTTCCTTAAAACAATATTTATAACATTTATGAGAATTTAAATTGGTCACGACATGTTGGGAGACGTTTTTAGTAGCATAATTATCAAATATCTCTATATATATGTGACAATAGTAATGTTATCGATGTAGTTAAAAATTAatactattttttaaaaaaattcttgTAATACAAGGAGAAAACTTTATTGAAAATGATGTTCTTCTTCTTCATGTTATTGGTctccagttctagtacttttagtctctagtaattttaatttttatatttaatatcttaaacattaaaattatataaaatgacGATGTGTTTCTGTTGCACCGTCAGTTCAAGGATCCTTCTCTTGGCCCGCGCCAGGAGGCGCGTCATCAACCGGCTTGAGTATGCATGTGTACGCCATGCCAATGAGTATGCCGTGTGTATCtaatgtatgcccaacatactcatgaACCCTTCACCAACCTTTAATTGAAATAAGTAGAGTAATAGATTACTTTCATACTTGGCGACCTGAGTGCTACATatttattaagatataaatattataaattaaaaataatatttattactatataataatccaataaaaaataattattccaataaaaaaaattaactaaataaaattaataatccaatataataatatttattaatatatataaatattatatattaaaaataatatttattcatatataataatttaattaaaatatctgataacaaagaaattaataatctaataaaacaaTATATCCTTATTCTATTCTAATccttatactaataaaagagtagtttttttaccatgtgtcatcatattagacctcttaattaatgtgttgtCACTTGTCAATATAttagttctccattttaaattttttagatatcctcattaatgtgatgctatttgtcaatgtatttattatctattttaaaatttaaattttatattaatgttttcattaattcacaaataaaaaaatgtctaatatatattaaaaattaattttacatatttatttgaatcaactaTTATAATTTCGCATAACTAAAAAAACatcttttaaattaataatttatttaaaataactgattaataattttgaatttttaatataaaaatttaattaattttataactgtggttcccacgggttataaactagtaaaataatatatttattctcTTATTGACAAGTATCATACTATTAGAACTcctcatgccacttgtcaacttattaattatccattttaaatttcaaatttaaaatttcccacactaattacattaaattagtaattgattctccattttaaattttaaaattttaaattttaaattttaaattttctcatgataattgttttaaattaataaaataaaattaatacagattataaggtgatataacttcacatatttattaaaaacaatgattataattttatataactaagaaaatatctcttaagtaataatttatttaaaacaactgattaataattttgactttttaatatacaagtttaattaattttataactatgtttctcacgggttataaactagtttattaatatataaatagtatatattaaaaataacatttattaatatatatatataataattttaataaaaataaaaaaaaaagatatgtaGAAATGATCCTTGTAGTATGGTTGCAGAAATGGTCCCTGCggataaaatagtcattttaaaaaGTTAACAGTCAAGCTGTTAAAacgaaagagtgaccaaaactcataacaaaacttgttgaaaaggacaaaatctgtaacttttcaaaggttttgaccataaccacataaaatgagaaaccatagggaccattattacagttttgttgttttttgga is part of the Lactuca sativa cultivar Salinas chromosome 7, Lsat_Salinas_v11, whole genome shotgun sequence genome and harbors:
- the LOC111912020 gene encoding CSC1-like protein At3g21620 isoform X2 codes for the protein MASSSEIGLAATINILTAFAFLVAFAILRIQPINDRVYFPKWYLRGLRSNPLQSGAFVQKFVNLDFRSYLKFLNWMPAALRMPEPELIDHAGLDSVLYLRIYLTGLKIFVPIACLAFSVMVPVNFTNRTLEESKLTYSDIDKLSISNIPTGSNRFFTHIVMAYAFTFWTCYILKREYEIVASMRLHFIASENRRPDQFTVLVRNVPPDPDESVNELVEHFFLVNHPDHYLSHQVVYDANLLSDLVNEKKTKQNWLDYYQLKYNRNNQSKRPSVKTGYLGLWGKRVDAIDFYESEVEKLSKKIFKEREKITQSSKHVMAAAFVSFKTRWGAAVCAQTEQSRNPTIWLTEWAPEPRDVYWDNLAIPFVSLTIRRLVIAVAFFFLTFFFMIPIAFVQSLANIDGIVKAAPFLHDLLELEFIKSLIQGVLPGIALKIFLIVLPSILMMMSKFEGFTSISALERRSATRYYIFQFINVFLGSIITGTAFQQLNTFIHQSANTIPATIGASIPMKATFFITYIMVDGWAGVAGEILRLKPLIFYHLKNFLLVKTEKDREEAMNPGSLPFNTGEPQIQLYYLLGLVYASVTPILLPFIVVFFALAYVVYRHQIINVYNQQYESAGAFWPDVHGRIITALVVSQLLLMGLLSTKEAAQSTPLLIVLPVLTLWFHRFCKGRFEPAFVRYPLQEAMMKDTLERAREPSLNVKDYLQDAYVHPVFSNKDRWDGSDDGVSDDEWPKEPALVPTKRESRVNTPVRSQRSESSRTLLCVTDERSCP
- the LOC111912020 gene encoding CSC1-like protein At3g21620 isoform X1, translating into MASSSEIGLAATINILTAFAFLVAFAILRIQPINDRVYFPKWYLRGLRSNPLQSGAFVQKFVNLDFRSYLKFLNWMPAALRMPEPELIDHAGLDSVLYLRIYLTGYSSTSPYFVYNFYQMQLRILISVLDLLFIIDIRLKIFVPIACLAFSVMVPVNFTNRTLEESKLTYSDIDKLSISNIPTGSNRFFTHIVMAYAFTFWTCYILKREYEIVASMRLHFIASENRRPDQFTVLVRNVPPDPDESVNELVEHFFLVNHPDHYLSHQVVYDANLLSDLVNEKKTKQNWLDYYQLKYNRNNQSKRPSVKTGYLGLWGKRVDAIDFYESEVEKLSKKIFKEREKITQSSKHVMAAAFVSFKTRWGAAVCAQTEQSRNPTIWLTEWAPEPRDVYWDNLAIPFVSLTIRRLVIAVAFFFLTFFFMIPIAFVQSLANIDGIVKAAPFLHDLLELEFIKSLIQGVLPGIALKIFLIVLPSILMMMSKFEGFTSISALERRSATRYYIFQFINVFLGSIITGTAFQQLNTFIHQSANTIPATIGASIPMKATFFITYIMVDGWAGVAGEILRLKPLIFYHLKNFLLVKTEKDREEAMNPGSLPFNTGEPQIQLYYLLGLVYASVTPILLPFIVVFFALAYVVYRHQIINVYNQQYESAGAFWPDVHGRIITALVVSQLLLMGLLSTKEAAQSTPLLIVLPVLTLWFHRFCKGRFEPAFVRYPLQEAMMKDTLERAREPSLNVKDYLQDAYVHPVFSNKDRWDGSDDGVSDDEWPKEPALVPTKRESRVNTPVRSQRSESSRTLLCVTDERSCP